The DNA sequence TCAATCTAGAAAGTGCAATCGAGCACGCTCACTCGATAAATCTGCCCCTGTCTACCTCGGATGGCAGGGCGCAGGCTCTGCGACCAAGCAGACGATAACGCCGGTTAGCTATCAACCGATAGCCCCAGTCTCGCAGGCCCCTGGGCAGCACTTTCAATATCCTTAACAGGGGCCAGAGGCCATCGAGCTTGCTTGCCACCGCCAGCGCCGCCTCGCTCTGGGCTAACACGCCCTGCTCATCAAGCAGATAAAAGCTGCTGAGATCCTCAAGGTCCACGTTTATCCCACGATTTGCCAACAGCCGCTGGGCCGTCTCGCTCTGAATCGAGGCGAATTTGAAATGCTCGCGCCTGTCGCGCCTGACGATAAAGCGCACCG is a window from the Shewanella loihica PV-4 genome containing:
- a CDS encoding thiol-disulfide oxidoreductase DCC family protein; translated protein: MAKTRSQRINNQHTDIEDRAQLGDRYPLVIFDGSCNLCHGAVRFIVRRDRREHFKFASIQSETAQRLLANRGINVDLEDLSSFYLLDEQGVLAQSEAALAVASKLDGLWPLLRILKVLPRGLRDWGYRLIANRRYRLLGRRACALPSEVDRGRFIE